The genome window TTTCGATTACGCCGGCGCGCGTACCGCCGATGCCCTTGGCATAAGCAAGGCCGATTTTTTTTGTGGTTTCGCTCGCACCCGGACTGAATGCAATGAGACATGGCACGCCGCCCCCTTTTTCAAATTCGCTGCGTACCAAATGGCCAGGGCCTTTGGGCGCCACCAGCAAGGCATCGACACCCGGCGGCGGCTCGACTTGACCGAAGTGAATGTTGAACCCGTGCGAGCACATCAGCACGTTGCCTTCCTGCAAATTCGGGCGAACATCGTTACGGTAGACATCGCCCTGCACTTCGTCCGGCAGGAGAATATTGATGATGTCGGCCTGCTTGGCGGCTTCCGCGGCGCTGACCGGTTTGAACTTGTGGCTGACGGCTAGTTCGCAGTTTTTGCTGCCCGGCCGCTGACCGACAATCACATTGCAGCCGCTATCGCGCAAATTTTGGGCTTGGGCGTGTCCTTGCGAGCCGTAGCCCAAGATGGCGATGGTCTTGCCTTTGAGAACGGAAAGATCAGCGTCGTTGTCGTAATAAATTTTGGCGGGCATTTTTGCTCAGTGGTCGGTTGACTATGGTCAGGGATCAGTTGATTGCAATTAGCCGCAATTCACTAAGGGAG of Pirellulales bacterium contains these proteins:
- the ilvC gene encoding ketol-acid reductoisomerase; translation: MPAKIYYDNDADLSVLKGKTIAILGYGSQGHAQAQNLRDSGCNVIVGQRPGSKNCELAVSHKFKPVSAAEAAKQADIINILLPDEVQGDVYRNDVRPNLQEGNVLMCSHGFNIHFGQVEPPPGVDALLVAPKGPGHLVRSEFEKGGGVPCLIAFSPGASETTKKIGLAYAKGIGGTRAGVIETTFAEETETDLFGEQTVLCGGVSALVKAGFETLVEAGYQPEMAYFECMHELKLIVDLFYQGGLNYMRYSVSNTAEFGDYTRGPRIVTEQTKAEMKKILHEIKSGQFAREWILENKANAPAFKAMRKADREHPLEVVGRRLRKLMPWINAKEV